One Glycine max cultivar Williams 82 chromosome 1, Glycine_max_v4.0, whole genome shotgun sequence genomic window, ttcctaaaaaaccaaaattttatgATGATTGATTGATGATGAATATAAATTTACAATTATGGAGAACTAGGACAAAAGCATAgagcttaaaaaaaaatacttcctctaaactcatatataaaaaaataattatttttagattaattaataaatagtaaaaatcatttaattttattaatatcaaataaaaataaaattatttttaaaatttccttcATTAAAActtgaagaatattttaaaaataatgtcattaaatataataaaattaattaaatttacttatatttgagTTTACGATacccaataatttttttactcataTCTGAATCCAactgaagtaatttttttatattttttttttcataaacaaaagTTTTCATTGAAGCCTCAATTAATTGAGCATGGGGTGTGCCTAATTGAGATCATAAAAGAAGTATACAAAAAGCTATAAAGTTTCACAACAACCTCTCACAAATAAGCTGCCATTCTTACAAGTTATTCCAGCTCAAAACCATTCCCTATACCCATGATAAGCAAAATtactaaatgaaaaattactaAATGCAAAATGACATGTACAGGGAAGTCGCAAAAgaaaatttctattattttggcACTCACGATCTGATGCACCTCGCGTCAAACCTACACTACATATTGAGATTACCAAAAAAACTGCTAAAATAACAAGACTTCTCTAGTGAAACGGCACCatccaaaatccaaaaataagctttaattataataattagctagtaaaatattaattatttttgtatgtaagatattatatatatatatatatataataggtgCGACAGGATCGTAAAACAGTACACGCATCCATTTTCATCAAAATTTGAGGGTGAACACTCTACTCATATTCAATAAGTCAGGTATTTATCTTACTAATTTTTGAATACTTTATACGCTTAGGATTTGGGTACACTTTGCATgtggaaagaagaagaaaataaagaagaaattgtACAAATTCCATCTGGGTCTCACATTTCCTATAttctactttaattttaaaaattatcttctattttcaCCCTCTAATTTATTGATCGTTTGAATCAAttgttatgtttataattttactttctcttgttttaaatcatttaagctcattaaaaaataattttagcttGTCAATACGTCTGGATTCAATTTATTTGTAACCAATTTccaatattttgtaatttaatttcagatttacaaaatttattaaagccAAGTATAAACTCATTCAACTCAGATATTTTTCTTcggaaacttttttattttcctaccACAACAGTCACAagacaataaaaatttaatgtctGATAATGCATATTTAGCAAGAATAAAAATGCCTaagccttttcttttttcttatcttatcctttTCTTATCTTTGTAATGTCTTTGACTCCTTGTAGATACACAGATGCAAAAGTAAGTGggaaaagacaaaaaagaaagcTCAGAGAACCAATGGTTTTGATCCTTaacagatttttattttatcatcccAAACAACTCAAACCAAGTCATTCATAGCAACACATTCTTACAATCTTACATGTCAAAACTAAACAAAAGTGAGAGAAACATCGGAACATGGCAACCCAATTAAACAATGTGTTCAGAACTTCAATTCTGAAGCACAAGATCCAATCAGAGACCCCTTTGAAAACCACAATAAGAACCACAAGATTTCAAGTGATCAATGCTACCAGCAGTGCAAGGCAGCTCATAGAGTCTGGCACAGTGAGGCCAATATTGCCAAAAGATGCTTCCACAGCCATAAACTCAGAGGGATTTGTTCTCCTTGATGTTAGACCAACTTGGGAGAGAGAAAAGGCCCGTGTGGCAGGGTCTTTGCACGTGCCAATGTTTGTGGAGGACACGGATAACAGTCCCATAACTCTGCTTAAGAAGTGGGTGCATTTTGGGTACATTGGCTTGTGGACTGGCCAGTACCTCACTACTTTGAATTCTGAGTTCCTTAGTCAAGTGGAAAATGCCATTCCTGGTAAGGAGGCCAAGCTTCTTGTGGCGTGTGGAGAAGGGTTAAGGTGAGTACACGGaagaaatttttgttttcagaAAATATGGTTAATTGGTTATAGCAAATTATGATTGTTTATGTAGCTTAGAATTTTTAATGgacattaaaattttgtttccttttttgcaCTTAATTGAAATGGAGTTGTTCCTGTTCTTGGTGAGAAAGTTTGGTAATTTTTATAGTTAGCATTCTAGTTTATATCAAGGAACTTGAAACTAGATCTAATTAACTTTCCTCTAGAAATAATCTATTTATctttctagtttgttttccatGTAACACTAAGATTTATAAGCTTATAAAAATGTCACACCTGATTTCATAGTTAATAAGCTCTAACATTCCTTTTTTAatcaagaaaattattaatgacTTTGAATTGGAGCTTTATATTAGTTTGTATTGTAGGTATGACTTTTTCCAATTCACAAAATCAGAACTTAAATTCATCACAGCAAGAAGAACAAGTTGATTTTGACAATAAAGGAAAATGTTAACTTGTTGGCTTTGGTGAGTGATTCAGGTCAATGACAGCAGCTTCAAAACTGTATAACGGAGGTTACAAAAATCTGGGATGGTTGGCTGGAGGCTTTAATCGTTCTAAGAACAACGACTTCCCAGCAGTAGAAGGAAAAGAGAAGTTGCAGCATGCAACAGTTGGGGGTGTTTCTTACATATTCCTTCAGTTGCTCATATTATTAAAGGCTGttgattaaggaattattttgataacttattaattttcatgtttgtgaatcttttgaatttgtaaGCCTCTGTAGCCTAGTGACAAgtacattttattaaaattccaTTTAAATTAAGACTATGCAATTTTGTAGATAAGCAGGCCAGGTTTCCATACTTCACACAGATCATGCATTTCGTGAAGTAGTTTTATCAATTATCACATCaacattaaatttctttttctagtATCATATTTTTATAGGATGAATCCAATTTATTTCCTGAGTCAGAATTTCCTATTCTTTGTATATAAAATGGCTCATTATGAAAGTATTGGTATACTGACCCATATTATTTTGTATCAAATTCAAGAGAGTGAAACGCCACAATAGTGGTTGTTTACTACTCTGCCTCTTAAAATGGTTTACATAGTTCAATCTTGAGTAAGAGATTCTCTAGGCAGCCTTTGGTGAATTAGTGGATGACCTTCTCTTGCTTATTTTTGTAACATAATgcatttccttttctttggtAGTAGTAGTTGTTGgaatatctttaatctttattatttatacGGAAGTTAACAATTCACAAAAGTTCTAGGATCTACAACAAGCTTGATTATTAAGGATTAGATAAAATACATGGATCCATAGTTGGTTCTTGATCTAAGCGTTATTTGATATTTGTTGTAAGATCTTTGTAGCTATTCATCATGATCACGAACAATGATATTATGGTTGTTCCTCAACCGAACCTCTTTATTCCTCAATAGATCTTTTATAATTCTtcagatggagagaagagaaATTATGTGTGACGGCTCGGTATATTAGTGACGAAAGTCTTCTTATAGCGTGTTAATCTAATAGGATTCTCATTATCCTCTCATGGGTCAACATTGACATTTGTTCATTTAAGTCCATATTATCTTATTTAGTTGTCTAACATGTTTACTTAATTtgaccacataaaataaaactcactaatgataaataattaatataattgtcttataatattaacccacattaattattggaataaaaaaattccaacaatCTTCTACTTGGGCTACATATTgtaacaattatatcaaaaattCTTAGGCGCACATCCATACACTATTTATCTTTAGACTTCCACCTTAACAAACCGACTCATCTCTTGTATCAATAATGAAATCATTGCGGCTTTCGTCACTACAACAAATGTGACTAGACCCCAATGACCACCACATCAATACACTCAATGACATAGATCAATAAGGATAAGCAACATGGAAATTACATGCAATGTGATCTCAGTCATGCCTATTTCCAATTGGTCCAACTTAAATCTTTAGTGAGATCAATCTTAAGTCCTTAAGTACAATTTAAATAGTGCATTTAAACAAACAAGTTTCATAATAAACTTATAAACTCTAATCTTTATTTATGCATAAAATCAAATACATGAAATTTGAATCCAAACATAGAACATAAAGACTTCCACTAAATCAAGGCAACAACTGAAACAACACCATTCAAGCAACGTATATGCTCATGTTTTAAGTGTTAACCATTAATTAGTGGGTAAGCTAGCATACTATCTTTTCctatacattataaaaatatctttatttttcttaattctttctTTAATAACCATAAACTTTGTGTCAATAACCTCTAACCTGGTTGAACTCTTGTTCTTGTTGGAGTATAACACTATTGAGTTATTATCACAATAAATACTTAATGGTCTCTTAATATTTGTAACAATAGGAAAACCAATAACAAAATTTAGCAGTCATATCATATGGTTTCTTATTAGAGTCAGAATACCTTATAATCTCTAAACTTCTAGACTTTCGATATGTAAGTATGTAGTTTCTTATTCTCTTCAAATAACGCATTACATGCTTTACTACTTTCTAGTGCCGCATACCATGATTACTCACATATCTTTCTAGGACTCTCACTAAAAAGCTATATTAAAACGAAAACAACCTTAAGAATTGAATACATAAGACTACCCACGACTAAAGTATAAGGAATCATTTGCATCTATTCTTTTTTCAAGATTACTAATGGGGCATTGTTTGAGACTAACTTGTCTCCTTTACCCGTATATGTATTTTCTAATTTACTATCTTTCATGTTGAATATATCCAAAGCTATGTTATGATTAGAAAgttgtcatcaacatatataataCCAAAAGGATAATTTTACTCCCACTAAATTTTTTGGTATGTGCAATCATCAACCAAAATTGCCTCAAAACCATAAGAGGTAATAACTTGATGAAATTTATAATACCATTGACGGAAAGCCTATTTAAAGTCATAGATGAATTATTTTAGTTTGCATACCATAAACTTTGAATAACCTTAACAAGTTTTTCTAGTTGCATCATATTGTTTCATCAATGTTATCATTTAGAAACATAAGTCTTTACATTAATCTAATACAACTATAAATCAAAACGAGTCATCAGTGTCATTATAGTCGTAAGAGAGTCTTTCTATGAAACCAGAGAAAAGTCTCTTTATAATCATTGCATTCCCTTTAAGTAAAGTCTTTGGCAACAAGATGATCTTTATGTATCTTAACATTACCTTTTGAATCCCTTTAAATTATAGATATTTGTTTACAACTTATGGGGTTCGCACCTTCAGGTAATTTGACGATATCCCAAAAGTCATTGTCAACCATTGattttatcacataattaatGACTTGACTAAAGTTGATTAGATCTTCCTCGATGAACCTAATGTCATATTGATGTTCTTAAAGAGATGCACCAAAATAATCCAAAGTtgcatttttccattttctagTGGATCTTCTAAATGACACTTCTTGAGGCGACTGAGTTTGAACTATAGGTGGTGCTTAGGGAGAAATCCCAATGTTGTCTTGTCCTTAAATGATGTCATGAATAACATCATTATGAATTACTAGATATGTTTCTTGAACAATGGAAAGTACAAAGACTTATCCATTGTCAATAATAAGTTATTCTTTAAGGACAACACTCATTATGTTTCCTTCCCCTCCAAACTCAATTTTCTCAAGGAATTTGACATTTTCATCTCAAAGAATGATCTTATAGTGGGATTGTAAAACTTATACTCACGAGAGCGCTCAATCTAACCAACAAAGCAGTAACTATATTGTTGAGTCTAGTTTACCTTGTGACATATAAGGCCTTGCTTCGGCTAGACATTCCCAAATGTGCATGTGCCTAATGATTGGCTTATTCCCCGTCCATAGCTCATAGGGAGTTTAGTTACTACTTTAATTGGTACCTTGTTGAGGatataaattgtaatatttaatgtttttcccCAAAGTGACTTTGGTAGAGAAAAATCATATTTCTTGCAATATCCTTAAGAGTCTAGTTTCGTCATTTTGCAACTTTGTTCATGATAGGTTTGTCTAACATTGTATATTGCAGAACAATTTCACACTTattgaagaaagagaaaaaacatgAAGAGTTCTAAACGTTTCTCACCTTATCTGTCATATCTACCATAGTATTCACCATCATAATCAGATTTGTCagtcttaattttctttcataatTGAAGTTCAACTTCAACTTTGAAAGACTTGAAAACATCTAGAGACCAAGACTTTTCATCAATTAAAGAAATAGTAATTTtctataaacataataaaatatatttgtccaTTCTATGAATCCCTAGGGAAGGGACCACAAACATCtgtatgaattatttctaagaCATTCTTAACTCTTTTGACACCTACAttccttttgtttgtttgtttttccttaatacattcaatacaaacttaaaaATTTGACAAATCTAAGGGTCAAAGAATTTTCTCTAGCACAAGCTTTTGAGCTCTCTGTATAAAGATGTGGTCTAAGTGCCTATGCCACAAAGTGATAgaattctcatttaatttatgtttcGTACCATGCGAATCCTTCACAACATTTAATTACAGGAACACTCAATATCAATTAAAGACCTATAACCAACATCATTTGAATCAAAAGAGAgattaactttattatttctaaatGAACAATAATAACTGGATTTGtccaaaatagaaatagaaattgaaTTCCGTCTAATAAACAGTGCAACATAAGTCTCAGCCAAATCCAAATGGTAAGTCTTTAAAAGCAACTTAAAAGTTCATATAACTTcatttgcaattttattttcattgctcCATTTAGATGATTTTTTCAGCATCACTTGGCAAATAACTCCACAAGTAACCTTGCAAAAATATACTTATGTGAGTAATAACACCAAAATCTACCCACCAAATGTCCTTGGGTACGAAAACTAAATTATCTTTAGAACAAACAAAATGAGAAGTTTATCCTTCTTCGCACATCTTGTACTTAGGATATTTTTACTTCATATGTCCCAACTTTttacaaaagtaaaagtgaatTCTTTATCTTGCTCTTGTGTTTCTACtctaatagagaaaaacttTATACAATATCCTCgactcttttttttgttattacaaAAAGGACCTAGTTTGATCTAGTATCATGATAAATGAAGTCCCATTAACGTTTTTCGTAGTTAAAAAATCATCCAATTCCatgcaattgaaaaaaatttctcaattaACTCTTTAAACTAACAGTTTGGAATTTCAAAGAAATATGAGTAGTGACAAAAGAGTGGTAGCATCAACTACTAATgagagaaatataaatatacaatgCACAATTTATATTTATGGTAAATTTAAAGACCCAAATATGATACCTAACACACCATTAATCCCCAACCTTTGGATTAAAAGGACTAACTGCAAATGATACTCTCAATACAATGATCAAACACGGGTGATAAGTCTTGTCAAACAATGTTGTCTTTGGACATTCCATTGTTCACACGGAAAACTAATATAATGATAAATCAagtcaaataatgattgtctttgaacaCTTCATAATTTACATGAAAAACCAAACCTTATAATCACCACACATTTATCATCATAGGCATATAATTATTCGACCAAATTATGTCTTCTATTGGGCTAAACATAATTCGTAAGAATAATTTCATACAATATCTATGTAAATTCAATTAGATTAACCTACGCAACAAAACTTACTTTGACAACATATTTCAATTaatccaataaaaatattagacaGTTTAATTAAAATGACGAGATCTTAAATTTACACAAATTTTAAACATAAGCACAATATCCAAAAGTGTACATGTCTATCACAATCCAACGATTAGATATCAGTGCCTAAGAATCTTGAAGTGAGATATatctcataaattatttttaatttcacacacatatatatatatatatatatatatatatatatatatatatatatataaatatataaacgaAATATATACTTAccgattttaaataaatgatttacTAATTCTCAGTCCAAATCAATATCCATTGATTCCATTGCCTTTATTCAATATAAAATGGAAACAATCTCTATGCATGGGAAATCAATAACTTTTATGAACGgtgtaaaaagaagaaaaaaaaactcgttGGCTAATTGCTATACCACCTGAATAACAATAATACTTACGCCAACCATTCTTTAATATGTAAAACATATACAAAAGCCACCAACCAGGAGCCTATATTAGCcatatatagatatattaattaatccTGTGGTGATCTTAAGACAATGACCTTATGACTTAAAAAACCAAATATATTCACATTTGATTTAACAAGATATGTCACGTAAAGCCTGAATCCTTAAGAAAAGATGTCAAATAAGACAAATATCAAAGAAACTTTCCTTATTCACGGCCAAAATgaagaattaattcaaaaagataATATGTtaatacacacatatatattaatttgcaaACACCCATTCTATCATTCTCTTGAGTATATTTCACTTTTTCCTTCCGgatccaaaaaacaaaaactaaatggTGAAACCAATACAATGAACGGGATCCAATATTTGGAACgaatagaaaattaattatctaaTATCAATATTTCAACCAACAAAACAcgatttgaaataataaatcCAGAGAACCTCacgaatgaaaaaaaaaaagcatcttgataaaatatttctggGTCAAGTTGAATTTCTGCATCGAAGAAATAATTTCCCCTCCtaaaaaaaagggttcatttaAATGGGGGAAAATAACCAAAACTCCATGcatcaaataaataagaatactTTAATCCTAATAATCAAGCATTGGGGATCTCCTTTGATACCACTTAttagaatatctttaattttttattttttatgcgaAAGTCAAAAGTTTACAGATTTATAATGTAAGTCAATTCATCAAAAGTCCTATGATCTTTAACTTGTTTGATTAGTAAGGAACGAAAGATTTTTATTCTTCAGTAAAATCTTTATAACTCTTTAGAGAGGGagaagagaaatgatgtgtgaCAACTCGGTATATTGAGAACCATAATTTTCTTATAGCGTGTTAGCTTAATAGGGTTTTCCTTATCCTCTAATGAGTCAATATTGACATCTACTCATTTAAGTCCATATTATCTTATTTAGTTGTCTAATAAACTCACTTAATTtgaccacataaaataaaatccactaatgataaataattaattatcttataatattaactcATATTAATTAgtgaaatagaaaattttccACGACTTTCAAATCAATGGGAATTAAGGCGATGATTTGATAATGTTATGAGATATGGATTGGTGCCTATTGACTTATGAGTTATGTCAACTGGCTTGATTTGTTAGGTCTTCATTGGATGAGTGGTAGATTTTGACCAAATATTTTTAggggttaaaaaaaattaaacgatACACTCAATCATGAGAACATGCAAATTCTCTCAATTGAGAATTTCGCTAGGATTTTCTCTAGTAAAAATGTTCACCATcaaaattctaatcttttgttgttatttttagttAAGGGTTGAGATTTTCCttgacaaaaatattatataagggATCCAAATCCCAAATGTTATACATAAAATATTGGAAAATTTCCCAAATTACACATTCTCTTTTCTATCTTTTCCCAAATTACACAAGTTTGTCAAAAATTTCTCAATCTACACCACATTCTATGTTCACTACCCCATCTTCCGTACgggtcttttttttaattaatttatatgtttaaatttttattttcatttaaactattaaaataatacaaatattatattatataaatatatttttaattgattttaaaaataattttttattaatataattttttaatatgaaaataatattattaaatataattacttatcttgtattatttaatttatataagacaTTTTGTAggtgaacatttttttaaatataaattttttctaataatatatttgctttagtaaaaaaaattaaaacttttaatattattatgttactaaatataattagtttgtttatgtcattagatttttttaaaattgataatactttttgtttaacaatttatttatagtagAACATTATACTACATTATAAATAAAGTACTTAAACAATTATATTTGGTCAAGGAAAAACTTAAGATGAAAGCATGTTGGAACAATTATTTCTGTTATGGTCATGTTACtgaaaaatttcatattttcgtTCATTTTTGTTTTCGTCCATCTCATCTCGTATGAATTAGAGTTGAAACCGGACGACCTTTTGTGgtcttctttctccttggatCAGAACCCCATTGATCTCCTTCATATTCTTATCACATTAATTTGTGTATGACATTAAAGTGAATAGCAACGACACATAGTTCATGGGATTCGACAAATTGATGGGCACACTCATGACGTGAGAACATGACAAGTGTTTAGCTTGGTATTAATTCCAATTACACTTTTGAGATTGTAATATTACTCTAAACCTTGGTGGTGAACATAAATTtagctaaaaaatatatacatgtaactaaaaaattatattataattttctcaatttttttttctttatctatatatatctcttaacaaattataaaaattattttaataaaaaattggagaaaacaattattttaaaaaattttaataaataaaatatattattagaaaattttaataatttttattattaaaagttttaatttttatttgtattattagaAATGTAGTgtatattagaaatttttttataaacttgtGTAGTTTGAGAAAAGATACAAGAGAAAAAGTgtaatttaagaaatttgtcaaaaatattACCTATATTCATTTAGGTGATCCCCTGTAACAGCTAACGCTATCTTTGTTTCTCTGTTCTACACCCCTCAAACGGCCGTTCAagcaaaagtaaaaaatt contains:
- the LOC100795945 gene encoding rhodanese-like domain-containing protein 10, whose product is MATQLNNVFRTSILKHKIQSETPLKTTIRTTRFQVINATSSARQLIESGTVRPILPKDASTAINSEGFVLLDVRPTWEREKARVAGSLHVPMFVEDTDNSPITLLKKWVHFGYIGLWTGQYLTTLNSEFLSQVENAIPGKEAKLLVACGEGLRSMTAASKLYNGGYKNLGWLAGGFNRSKNNDFPAVEGKEKLQHATVGGVSYIFLQLLILLKAVD
- the LOC100795945 gene encoding rhodanese-like domain-containing protein 10 isoform X1 — protein: MATQLNNVFRTSILKHKIQSETPLKTTIRTTRFQVINATSSARQLIESGTVRPILPKDASTAINSEGFVLLDVRPTWEREKARVAGSLHVPMFVEDTDNSPITLLKKWVHFGYIGLWTGQYLTTLNSEFLSQVENAIPGKEAKLLVACGEGLRYDFFQFTKSELKFITARRTS